One Canis lupus dingo isolate Sandy chromosome 3, ASM325472v2, whole genome shotgun sequence DNA window includes the following coding sequences:
- the LAP3 gene encoding cytosol aminopeptidase, producing the protein MFLRPLPAAGRVVVRRLGVKRLWVRGLSAADMTKGLVLGIYTKDKEDDVPQFTSAGENFNKLVSGKLREILNISGPPLKAGKTRTFYGLHEDFPSVVVVGLGKKAAGVDDQENWHEGKENIRVAVAAGCRQVQDLELSSVEVDPCGDAQAAAEGAVLGLYEYDDLKQKKKPVVSAQLHGGGDQEAWQKGVLFASGQNLARHLMETPANEMTPTRFAKIIEKNLRSANSKTEVYIRPKSWIEEQEMGSFLSVAKGSDEPPVFLEIHYRGSPNASEAPLVFVGKGITFDSGGISIKAAANMDLMRADMGGAATICSAIVSAAKLNLPINIVGLAPLCENMPSGKANKPGDVVKAKNGKTIQVDNTDAEGRLILADALCYAHTFNPKIIINAATLTGAMDVALGSGATGVFTNSSWLWNKLFEASIETGDRVWRMPLFEHYTRQVVDCQLADVNNIGKYRSAGACTAAAFLKEFVTHPKWAHLDIAGVMTNKDEVPYLRKGMTGRPTRTLIEFLLQFSENNA; encoded by the exons ATGTTCCTGCGGCCCCTTCCGGCTGCCGGGCGAGTCGTCGTCCGACGTCTGGGCGTGAAGCGGCTCTGGGTTCGGGGTCTCTCCGCAGCCGACATGACGAAG GGTCTTGTTTTAGGAATCTATACCAAAGACAAAGAAGATGATGTGCCACAGTTTACAAGCGCAGGAGAGAATTTCAATAAATTGGTGTCTGGAAAGTTGAGAGAAATTTTGAACAT atCTGGACCTCCTCTGAAGGCAGGCAAAACCCGAACCTTTTATGGTCTGCATGAG GACTTCCCCAGTGTGGTGGTGGTTGGCCTTGGCAAAAAGGCAGCTGGAGTCGATGACCAGGAGAACTGGCATGAAGGCAAAGAGAACATCAGAGTCGCAGTTGCAg CGGGGTGCAGGCAGGTTCAAGATCTGGAACTCTCTTCCGTGGAGGTGGATCCCTGTGGAGATGCACAGGCGGCTGCGGAAGGAGCAGTGCTTGGACTCTATGAGTATGATGACctgaagcagaagaagaagccAGTCGTGTCGGCGCAGCTCCATGGAGG TGGGGACCAGGAGGCCTGGCAGAAGGGCGTCCTCTTTGCTTCTGGGCAAAACTTGGCACGCCACTTGATGGAGACTCCAGCCAATGAGATGACGCCAACCAGATTTGCTAAAATTATCGAGAAGAATCTCAGAAGTGCTAATAGTAAAACAGAAGTCTACATCAG ACCCAAATCCTGGATTGAGGAGCAGGAAATGGGATCATTCCTAAGTGTGGCCAAGGGCTCTGATGAGCCTCCAGTCTTCTTGGAAATTCACTACAGAGGCAGCCCCAACGCAAGTGAAGCACCCCTGGTGTTTGTTGGGAAGGGAATCACTTTTGACAG TGGTGGCATCTCCATCAAGGCTGCTGCAAACATGGACCTCATGAGGGCTGACATGGGAGGAGCTGCCACGATCTGTTCCGCCATTGTGTCTGCGGCCAAGCTGAACCTGCCCATTAACATCGTAG GTCTGGCCCCTCTCTGTGAAAATATGCCCAGTGGTAAGGCCAACAAGCCTGGGGATGTTGTCAAAGCCAAGAACGGGAAGACTATACAG GTTGATAACACTGATGCTGAGGGGAGGCTTATACTGGCCGATGCACTTTGTTATGCGCACACCTTTAACCCCAAGATCATCATCAATGCCGCCACCCTAACAG GTGCCATGGACGTAGCCCTGGGGTCCGGtgccactggggtcttcaccaaTTCATCCTGGCTGTGGAACAAATTATTTGAG GCCAGTATTGAAACAGGCGACCGTGTCTGGAGGATGCCTCTCTTTGAACATTATACAAGACAAGTTGTAGATTGCCAACTTGCTGATGTTAATAACATTGGAAAATATAG gTCTGCAGGAGCATGTACAGCTGCAGCGTTCCTGAAAGAATTTGTGACTCATCCTAAGTGGGCACATTTAGATATAGCAGGTGTGATGACCAACAAAGATGAAGTTCCATATCTGCGGAAGGGCATGACTGGGAGGCCCACAAGGACCCTGATAGAATTCTTGCTTCAGTTCAGTGAAAACAATGCTTAG